The Puntigrus tetrazona isolate hp1 chromosome 23, ASM1883169v1, whole genome shotgun sequence genome has a segment encoding these proteins:
- the c23h1orf127 gene encoding uncharacterized protein C1orf127 homolog isoform X2 gives MTSSVWSVASQHMEGTKQTMALKLTRVLLISLIFFLPIWGNVLRLQKRDWVGSPSSSVTEGDVECFSEYMELWIHRMRIEGLRLWLSGILRIQVGMVSMENLNHQLSSCGFALHRDLEKNYIFRVMYSGCFVQLEHDNYVIVLNLLKRVSRFGGRTQKFLMKCPAVLAPPNREYIQCDSDFIQVTREIPVDNWNNELDWSLALSGSLVVALEDSSLIQVNVEMHKPNITVQGRRDTILSPVQVFKSEGHFLPLKLVSGHYAYSMEGTCPNVNQTSSEDTVLYVYKRRMGLTRRGGYQNETLSVGSVIVEQTDTFTWSETSDFVQLIIPTSHIQLKKECIGQAGEKLQQHFYKVDAVLTFKETNHKMHWTMENTSPCSEMLESHLHLMRDDPQEANVTTHSPEGFTGKPEVPDGSHKEFTPPVSPETISTASQTADEKTSITSLHFTA, from the exons ATGACATCATCAGTTTGGAGCGTCGCATCACAGCACATGGAGgg AACCAAACAAACCATGGCGCTGAAGCTCACAAGGGTTTTACTTATTTCATT AATCTTCTTTTTGCCCATATGGGGAAACGTCTTGCGACTTCAGAAGAGAGACTGGGTGGGCAGTCCATCATCAAGTGTGACAg AGGGTGATGTGGAATGTTTCTCTGAGTACATGGAACTTTGGATCCATAGAATGAGAATTGAGGGACTGAGACTTTGGCTTTCTGGAATATTACGAATTCAAG TGGGTATGGTGTCCATGGAGAATCTAAATCATCAGCTTTCTTCGTGTGGGTTTGCCTTGCACAGAGATCTGGAAAAGAACTATATCTTCAGAGTCATGTACAGCGGATGTTTTGTCCAGTTAGAG catgacAATTATGTGATTGTGCTGAACCTGCTGAAGAGAGTGAGTCGATTTGGAGGCAGGACTCAAAAGTTTCTGATGAAGTGTCCAGCGGTGTTGGCGCCTCCTAACAGAGAGTATATCCAGTGTGATTCAGACTTCATCCAG GTTACCAGAGAGATCCCCGTTGATAACTGGAATAATGAG CTTGACTGGTCTCTGGCTTTGAGCGGGAGTCTGGTGGTGGCTTTGGAGGATTCCAGTCTTATtcaagtaaatgttgaaatgcaCAAACCAAACATAACAGTTCAGGGAAGGAGAGACACCATCTTAAGTCCTGTGCAG GTGTTCAAATCGGAAGGACATTTCTTACCTCTCAAACTGGTCAGTGGCCATTATGCCTACAGCATGGAGGGGACTTGCCCAAATG TGAACCAAACATCATCTGAAGACACAGTGCTGTATGTCTATAAAAGACGCATGGGTTTGACCAGAAGAGGTGGATATCAAAATGAGACCCTGTCAGTCGGCAGTGTGATTGTGGAGCAGACCGACACGTTCACCTGGTCAGAGACAAGTGACTTTGTGCAGCTTATCATTCCTACATCTCACATTCAACTGAAAAAG gagTGCATTGGTCAGGCAGGTGAGAAACTACAGCAACATTTCTACAAAGTCGATGCTGTTCTAACCTTTAAAGAGACAAATCACAAAATGCACTGGACTATGGAAAACACCTCACCTTGTTCAG AGATGTTAGAATCACACCTCCATTTAATGCGCGATGACCCACAAGAAGCTAACGTGACAACACATTCACCCGAGGGTTTTACAGGCAAGCCAGAAGTTCCTGATGGTTCCCACAAAGAGTTTACTCCTCCTGTGTCACCAGAGACTATATCTACAGCATCACAGACAGCTGATGAGAAAACCAGCATAACCTCG CTACACTTTACAGCCTAA
- the c23h1orf127 gene encoding uncharacterized protein C1orf127 homolog isoform X4, whose translation MALKLTRVLLISLIFFLPIWGNVLRLQKRDWVGSPSSSVTEGDVECFSEYMELWIHRMRIEGLRLWLSGILRIQVGMVSMENLNHQLSSCGFALHRDLEKNYIFRVMYSGCFVQLEHDNYVIVLNLLKRVSRFGGRTQKFLMKCPAVLAPPNREYIQCDSDFIQVTREIPVDNWNNELDWSLALSGSLVVALEDSSLIQVNVEMHKPNITVQGRRDTILSPVQVFKSEGHFLPLKLVSGHYAYSMEGTCPNVNQTSSEDTVLYVYKRRMGLTRRGGYQNETLSVGSVIVEQTDTFTWSETSDFVQLIIPTSHIQLKKECIGQAGEKLQQHFYKVDAVLTFKETNHKMHWTMENTSPCSEMLESHLHLMRDDPQEANVTTHSPEGFTGKPEVPDGSHKEFTPPVSPETISTASQTADEKTSITSVQSQLLHTTEALSTSSLLT comes from the exons ATGGCGCTGAAGCTCACAAGGGTTTTACTTATTTCATT AATCTTCTTTTTGCCCATATGGGGAAACGTCTTGCGACTTCAGAAGAGAGACTGGGTGGGCAGTCCATCATCAAGTGTGACAg AGGGTGATGTGGAATGTTTCTCTGAGTACATGGAACTTTGGATCCATAGAATGAGAATTGAGGGACTGAGACTTTGGCTTTCTGGAATATTACGAATTCAAG TGGGTATGGTGTCCATGGAGAATCTAAATCATCAGCTTTCTTCGTGTGGGTTTGCCTTGCACAGAGATCTGGAAAAGAACTATATCTTCAGAGTCATGTACAGCGGATGTTTTGTCCAGTTAGAG catgacAATTATGTGATTGTGCTGAACCTGCTGAAGAGAGTGAGTCGATTTGGAGGCAGGACTCAAAAGTTTCTGATGAAGTGTCCAGCGGTGTTGGCGCCTCCTAACAGAGAGTATATCCAGTGTGATTCAGACTTCATCCAG GTTACCAGAGAGATCCCCGTTGATAACTGGAATAATGAG CTTGACTGGTCTCTGGCTTTGAGCGGGAGTCTGGTGGTGGCTTTGGAGGATTCCAGTCTTATtcaagtaaatgttgaaatgcaCAAACCAAACATAACAGTTCAGGGAAGGAGAGACACCATCTTAAGTCCTGTGCAG GTGTTCAAATCGGAAGGACATTTCTTACCTCTCAAACTGGTCAGTGGCCATTATGCCTACAGCATGGAGGGGACTTGCCCAAATG TGAACCAAACATCATCTGAAGACACAGTGCTGTATGTCTATAAAAGACGCATGGGTTTGACCAGAAGAGGTGGATATCAAAATGAGACCCTGTCAGTCGGCAGTGTGATTGTGGAGCAGACCGACACGTTCACCTGGTCAGAGACAAGTGACTTTGTGCAGCTTATCATTCCTACATCTCACATTCAACTGAAAAAG gagTGCATTGGTCAGGCAGGTGAGAAACTACAGCAACATTTCTACAAAGTCGATGCTGTTCTAACCTTTAAAGAGACAAATCACAAAATGCACTGGACTATGGAAAACACCTCACCTTGTTCAG AGATGTTAGAATCACACCTCCATTTAATGCGCGATGACCCACAAGAAGCTAACGTGACAACACATTCACCCGAGGGTTTTACAGGCAAGCCAGAAGTTCCTGATGGTTCCCACAAAGAGTTTACTCCTCCTGTGTCACCAGAGACTATATCTACAGCATCACAGACAGCTGATGAGAAAACCAGCATAACCTCGGTACAATCCCAACTACTCCACACAACTGAGGCTCTTAGTACATCAAGTCTTTTAACGTGA
- the c23h1orf127 gene encoding uncharacterized protein C1orf127 homolog isoform X1 → MTSSVWSVASQHMEGTKQTMALKLTRVLLISLIFFLPIWGNVLRLQKRDWVGSPSSSVTEGDVECFSEYMELWIHRMRIEGLRLWLSGILRIQVGMVSMENLNHQLSSCGFALHRDLEKNYIFRVMYSGCFVQLEHDNYVIVLNLLKRVSRFGGRTQKFLMKCPAVLAPPNREYIQCDSDFIQVTREIPVDNWNNELDWSLALSGSLVVALEDSSLIQVNVEMHKPNITVQGRRDTILSPVQVFKSEGHFLPLKLVSGHYAYSMEGTCPNVNQTSSEDTVLYVYKRRMGLTRRGGYQNETLSVGSVIVEQTDTFTWSETSDFVQLIIPTSHIQLKKECIGQAGEKLQQHFYKVDAVLTFKETNHKMHWTMENTSPCSEMLESHLHLMRDDPQEANVTTHSPEGFTGKPEVPDGSHKEFTPPVSPETISTASQTADEKTSITSVQSQLLHTTEALSTSSLLT, encoded by the exons ATGACATCATCAGTTTGGAGCGTCGCATCACAGCACATGGAGgg AACCAAACAAACCATGGCGCTGAAGCTCACAAGGGTTTTACTTATTTCATT AATCTTCTTTTTGCCCATATGGGGAAACGTCTTGCGACTTCAGAAGAGAGACTGGGTGGGCAGTCCATCATCAAGTGTGACAg AGGGTGATGTGGAATGTTTCTCTGAGTACATGGAACTTTGGATCCATAGAATGAGAATTGAGGGACTGAGACTTTGGCTTTCTGGAATATTACGAATTCAAG TGGGTATGGTGTCCATGGAGAATCTAAATCATCAGCTTTCTTCGTGTGGGTTTGCCTTGCACAGAGATCTGGAAAAGAACTATATCTTCAGAGTCATGTACAGCGGATGTTTTGTCCAGTTAGAG catgacAATTATGTGATTGTGCTGAACCTGCTGAAGAGAGTGAGTCGATTTGGAGGCAGGACTCAAAAGTTTCTGATGAAGTGTCCAGCGGTGTTGGCGCCTCCTAACAGAGAGTATATCCAGTGTGATTCAGACTTCATCCAG GTTACCAGAGAGATCCCCGTTGATAACTGGAATAATGAG CTTGACTGGTCTCTGGCTTTGAGCGGGAGTCTGGTGGTGGCTTTGGAGGATTCCAGTCTTATtcaagtaaatgttgaaatgcaCAAACCAAACATAACAGTTCAGGGAAGGAGAGACACCATCTTAAGTCCTGTGCAG GTGTTCAAATCGGAAGGACATTTCTTACCTCTCAAACTGGTCAGTGGCCATTATGCCTACAGCATGGAGGGGACTTGCCCAAATG TGAACCAAACATCATCTGAAGACACAGTGCTGTATGTCTATAAAAGACGCATGGGTTTGACCAGAAGAGGTGGATATCAAAATGAGACCCTGTCAGTCGGCAGTGTGATTGTGGAGCAGACCGACACGTTCACCTGGTCAGAGACAAGTGACTTTGTGCAGCTTATCATTCCTACATCTCACATTCAACTGAAAAAG gagTGCATTGGTCAGGCAGGTGAGAAACTACAGCAACATTTCTACAAAGTCGATGCTGTTCTAACCTTTAAAGAGACAAATCACAAAATGCACTGGACTATGGAAAACACCTCACCTTGTTCAG AGATGTTAGAATCACACCTCCATTTAATGCGCGATGACCCACAAGAAGCTAACGTGACAACACATTCACCCGAGGGTTTTACAGGCAAGCCAGAAGTTCCTGATGGTTCCCACAAAGAGTTTACTCCTCCTGTGTCACCAGAGACTATATCTACAGCATCACAGACAGCTGATGAGAAAACCAGCATAACCTCGGTACAATCCCAACTACTCCACACAACTGAGGCTCTTAGTACATCAAGTCTTTTAACGTGA
- the c23h1orf127 gene encoding uncharacterized protein C1orf127 homolog isoform X3, which produces MTSSVWSVASQHMEGIFFLPIWGNVLRLQKRDWVGSPSSSVTEGDVECFSEYMELWIHRMRIEGLRLWLSGILRIQVGMVSMENLNHQLSSCGFALHRDLEKNYIFRVMYSGCFVQLEHDNYVIVLNLLKRVSRFGGRTQKFLMKCPAVLAPPNREYIQCDSDFIQVTREIPVDNWNNELDWSLALSGSLVVALEDSSLIQVNVEMHKPNITVQGRRDTILSPVQVFKSEGHFLPLKLVSGHYAYSMEGTCPNVNQTSSEDTVLYVYKRRMGLTRRGGYQNETLSVGSVIVEQTDTFTWSETSDFVQLIIPTSHIQLKKECIGQAGEKLQQHFYKVDAVLTFKETNHKMHWTMENTSPCSEMLESHLHLMRDDPQEANVTTHSPEGFTGKPEVPDGSHKEFTPPVSPETISTASQTADEKTSITSVQSQLLHTTEALSTSSLLT; this is translated from the exons ATGACATCATCAGTTTGGAGCGTCGCATCACAGCACATGGAGgg AATCTTCTTTTTGCCCATATGGGGAAACGTCTTGCGACTTCAGAAGAGAGACTGGGTGGGCAGTCCATCATCAAGTGTGACAg AGGGTGATGTGGAATGTTTCTCTGAGTACATGGAACTTTGGATCCATAGAATGAGAATTGAGGGACTGAGACTTTGGCTTTCTGGAATATTACGAATTCAAG TGGGTATGGTGTCCATGGAGAATCTAAATCATCAGCTTTCTTCGTGTGGGTTTGCCTTGCACAGAGATCTGGAAAAGAACTATATCTTCAGAGTCATGTACAGCGGATGTTTTGTCCAGTTAGAG catgacAATTATGTGATTGTGCTGAACCTGCTGAAGAGAGTGAGTCGATTTGGAGGCAGGACTCAAAAGTTTCTGATGAAGTGTCCAGCGGTGTTGGCGCCTCCTAACAGAGAGTATATCCAGTGTGATTCAGACTTCATCCAG GTTACCAGAGAGATCCCCGTTGATAACTGGAATAATGAG CTTGACTGGTCTCTGGCTTTGAGCGGGAGTCTGGTGGTGGCTTTGGAGGATTCCAGTCTTATtcaagtaaatgttgaaatgcaCAAACCAAACATAACAGTTCAGGGAAGGAGAGACACCATCTTAAGTCCTGTGCAG GTGTTCAAATCGGAAGGACATTTCTTACCTCTCAAACTGGTCAGTGGCCATTATGCCTACAGCATGGAGGGGACTTGCCCAAATG TGAACCAAACATCATCTGAAGACACAGTGCTGTATGTCTATAAAAGACGCATGGGTTTGACCAGAAGAGGTGGATATCAAAATGAGACCCTGTCAGTCGGCAGTGTGATTGTGGAGCAGACCGACACGTTCACCTGGTCAGAGACAAGTGACTTTGTGCAGCTTATCATTCCTACATCTCACATTCAACTGAAAAAG gagTGCATTGGTCAGGCAGGTGAGAAACTACAGCAACATTTCTACAAAGTCGATGCTGTTCTAACCTTTAAAGAGACAAATCACAAAATGCACTGGACTATGGAAAACACCTCACCTTGTTCAG AGATGTTAGAATCACACCTCCATTTAATGCGCGATGACCCACAAGAAGCTAACGTGACAACACATTCACCCGAGGGTTTTACAGGCAAGCCAGAAGTTCCTGATGGTTCCCACAAAGAGTTTACTCCTCCTGTGTCACCAGAGACTATATCTACAGCATCACAGACAGCTGATGAGAAAACCAGCATAACCTCGGTACAATCCCAACTACTCCACACAACTGAGGCTCTTAGTACATCAAGTCTTTTAACGTGA
- the c23h1orf127 gene encoding uncharacterized protein C1orf127 homolog isoform X5 encodes MELWIHRMRIEGLRLWLSGILRIQVGMVSMENLNHQLSSCGFALHRDLEKNYIFRVMYSGCFVQLEHDNYVIVLNLLKRVSRFGGRTQKFLMKCPAVLAPPNREYIQCDSDFIQVTREIPVDNWNNELDWSLALSGSLVVALEDSSLIQVNVEMHKPNITVQGRRDTILSPVQVFKSEGHFLPLKLVSGHYAYSMEGTCPNVNQTSSEDTVLYVYKRRMGLTRRGGYQNETLSVGSVIVEQTDTFTWSETSDFVQLIIPTSHIQLKKECIGQAGEKLQQHFYKVDAVLTFKETNHKMHWTMENTSPCSEMLESHLHLMRDDPQEANVTTHSPEGFTGKPEVPDGSHKEFTPPVSPETISTASQTADEKTSITSVQSQLLHTTEALSTSSLLT; translated from the exons ATGGAACTTTGGATCCATAGAATGAGAATTGAGGGACTGAGACTTTGGCTTTCTGGAATATTACGAATTCAAG TGGGTATGGTGTCCATGGAGAATCTAAATCATCAGCTTTCTTCGTGTGGGTTTGCCTTGCACAGAGATCTGGAAAAGAACTATATCTTCAGAGTCATGTACAGCGGATGTTTTGTCCAGTTAGAG catgacAATTATGTGATTGTGCTGAACCTGCTGAAGAGAGTGAGTCGATTTGGAGGCAGGACTCAAAAGTTTCTGATGAAGTGTCCAGCGGTGTTGGCGCCTCCTAACAGAGAGTATATCCAGTGTGATTCAGACTTCATCCAG GTTACCAGAGAGATCCCCGTTGATAACTGGAATAATGAG CTTGACTGGTCTCTGGCTTTGAGCGGGAGTCTGGTGGTGGCTTTGGAGGATTCCAGTCTTATtcaagtaaatgttgaaatgcaCAAACCAAACATAACAGTTCAGGGAAGGAGAGACACCATCTTAAGTCCTGTGCAG GTGTTCAAATCGGAAGGACATTTCTTACCTCTCAAACTGGTCAGTGGCCATTATGCCTACAGCATGGAGGGGACTTGCCCAAATG TGAACCAAACATCATCTGAAGACACAGTGCTGTATGTCTATAAAAGACGCATGGGTTTGACCAGAAGAGGTGGATATCAAAATGAGACCCTGTCAGTCGGCAGTGTGATTGTGGAGCAGACCGACACGTTCACCTGGTCAGAGACAAGTGACTTTGTGCAGCTTATCATTCCTACATCTCACATTCAACTGAAAAAG gagTGCATTGGTCAGGCAGGTGAGAAACTACAGCAACATTTCTACAAAGTCGATGCTGTTCTAACCTTTAAAGAGACAAATCACAAAATGCACTGGACTATGGAAAACACCTCACCTTGTTCAG AGATGTTAGAATCACACCTCCATTTAATGCGCGATGACCCACAAGAAGCTAACGTGACAACACATTCACCCGAGGGTTTTACAGGCAAGCCAGAAGTTCCTGATGGTTCCCACAAAGAGTTTACTCCTCCTGTGTCACCAGAGACTATATCTACAGCATCACAGACAGCTGATGAGAAAACCAGCATAACCTCGGTACAATCCCAACTACTCCACACAACTGAGGCTCTTAGTACATCAAGTCTTTTAACGTGA
- the tardbpa gene encoding TAR DNA binding protein, like isoform X3, whose amino-acid sequence MTECYIRVAEDENEEPMEIPSEEDGTVLLSTVAAQFPGACGLRYRSPVSQCMRGVRLVEGVLHAPESDWGNLVYVVNYPKDNKRKMDEMDAASAVKIKRGVQKTSDLIVLGLPWKTTEQDLKDYFSTFGEVIMVQVKRDAKTGNSKGFGFVRFTDYETQVKAMSQRHMIDGRWCDCKLPNSKYFLEQAGPDEPMRSRKVFVGRCTEDMTADELRQFFMQYGEVTDVFIPKPFRAFAFVTFADDQVAQSLCGEDLIIKGTSVHISNAEPKHNNIHHLFSNFREEAPRWPQCSSDLSISSLLPMCKCFAIKEHSFTLHILC is encoded by the exons ATGACGGAGTGTTATATTCGCGTGGCGGAGGATGAGAACGAGGAGCCGATGGAGATCCCGTCCGAGGAGGACGGCACCGTGCTGCTCTCCACCGTCGCCGCGCAGTTTCCCGGTGCCTGCGGCCTGAGATACCGTAGCCCCGTTTCTCAGTGCATGAGAGGGGTCCGACTGGTGGAGGGGGTTCTTCATGCACCCGAATCAGACTGGGGCAATCTGGTGTACGTGGTCAATTATCCAAAAG ATAACAAGAGGAAGATGGATGAAATGGATGCTGCATCGGCTGTGAAGATCAAGCGCGGTGTGCAGAAGACATCAGATTTGATTGTGCTTGGGTTGCCATGGAAAACAACAGAGCAAGACCTTAAAGATTACTTCAGCACCTTTGGAGAGGTCATCATGGTGCAG GTGAAAAGAGATGCAAAAACTGGAAACTCCAAAGGATTTGGCTTTGTAAGATTTACAGACTACGAAACACAAGTAAAAGCCATGTCCCAGCGGCATATGATTGATGGAAGATGGTGCGACTGCAAGCTTCCCAACTCAAAG TATTTCCTGGAACAGGCTGGCCCGGATGAGCCTATGAGAAGCAGGAAAGTTTTTGTGGGCCGCTGCACCGAGGACATGACAGCCGATGAGCTTAGACAGTTTTTTATGCAGTACGGCGAAGTCACAGACGTGTTCATTCCCAAACCTTTCCGAGCCTTTGCCTTCGTCACCTTTGCTGACGATCAG GTTGCCCAGTCTCTGTGCGGTGAGGACCTGATCATCAAAGGAACCAGCGTGCACATCTCCAACGCTGAGCCTAAGCACAATAATA TTCATCACCTCTTTTCCAATTTCCGGGAAGAAGCCCCTCGTTGGCCGCAATGTTCGAGCGATCTCAGTATCAGTTCCCTTCTTCCCATGTGTAAATGCTTTGCCATCAAAGAGCACAGCTTCACTCTGCATATACTGTGTTAG
- the tardbpa gene encoding TAR DNA binding protein, like isoform X1: MTECYIRVAEDENEEPMEIPSEEDGTVLLSTVAAQFPGACGLRYRSPVSQCMRGVRLVEGVLHAPESDWGNLVYVVNYPKDNKRKMDEMDAASAVKIKRGVQKTSDLIVLGLPWKTTEQDLKDYFSTFGEVIMVQVKRDAKTGNSKGFGFVRFTDYETQVKAMSQRHMIDGRWCDCKLPNSKYFLEQAGPDEPMRSRKVFVGRCTEDMTADELRQFFMQYGEVTDVFIPKPFRAFAFVTFADDQVAQSLCGEDLIIKGTSVHISNAEPKHNNSRQMMDRGRFGGFGGQGFGSSRSPNSNVNFGALSLNPAMMAAAQAALQSSWGMMGMLASQQNQTAASGTTPSGQNSGSRDQNQSYNTSSNNYNTGSSASLGWGPGTNSGSSSGFNSGFGSSMETKSSWGM, translated from the exons ATGACGGAGTGTTATATTCGCGTGGCGGAGGATGAGAACGAGGAGCCGATGGAGATCCCGTCCGAGGAGGACGGCACCGTGCTGCTCTCCACCGTCGCCGCGCAGTTTCCCGGTGCCTGCGGCCTGAGATACCGTAGCCCCGTTTCTCAGTGCATGAGAGGGGTCCGACTGGTGGAGGGGGTTCTTCATGCACCCGAATCAGACTGGGGCAATCTGGTGTACGTGGTCAATTATCCAAAAG ATAACAAGAGGAAGATGGATGAAATGGATGCTGCATCGGCTGTGAAGATCAAGCGCGGTGTGCAGAAGACATCAGATTTGATTGTGCTTGGGTTGCCATGGAAAACAACAGAGCAAGACCTTAAAGATTACTTCAGCACCTTTGGAGAGGTCATCATGGTGCAG GTGAAAAGAGATGCAAAAACTGGAAACTCCAAAGGATTTGGCTTTGTAAGATTTACAGACTACGAAACACAAGTAAAAGCCATGTCCCAGCGGCATATGATTGATGGAAGATGGTGCGACTGCAAGCTTCCCAACTCAAAG TATTTCCTGGAACAGGCTGGCCCGGATGAGCCTATGAGAAGCAGGAAAGTTTTTGTGGGCCGCTGCACCGAGGACATGACAGCCGATGAGCTTAGACAGTTTTTTATGCAGTACGGCGAAGTCACAGACGTGTTCATTCCCAAACCTTTCCGAGCCTTTGCCTTCGTCACCTTTGCTGACGATCAG GTTGCCCAGTCTCTGTGCGGTGAGGACCTGATCATCAAAGGAACCAGCGTGCACATCTCCAACGCTGAGCCTAAGCACAATAATAGTAGGCAAATGATGGATCGTGGGCGGTTCGGGGGGTTTGGGGGGCAGGGCTTTGGTAGTAGTCGCAGTCCCAACAGCAATGTGAATTTTGGGGCGCTTAGCTTGAATCCAGCCATGATGGCAGCGGCTCAGGCAGCCCTTCAGAGTAGCTGGGGCATGATGGGAATGCTGGCCAGTCAGCAGAATCAGACAGCCGCTTCCGGCACAACCCCTAGCGGACAGAACAGCGGTAGTAGAGATCAGAACCAGAGTTACAACACAAGCAGCAATAACTACAATACCGGCAGCTCAGCTAGTCTCGGGTGGGGGCCGGGAACCAATTCAGGCTCAAGCAGTGGGTTCAACTCCGGTTTTGGATCTAGCATGGAGACAAAGTCCAGCTGGGGAATGTAG
- the tardbpa gene encoding TAR DNA binding protein, like isoform X2, translating to MTECYIRVAEDENEEPMEIPSEEDGTVLLSTVAAQFPGACGLRYRSPVSQCMRGVRLVEGVLHAPESDWGNLVYVVNYPKDNKRKMDEMDAASAVKIKRGVQKTSDLIVLGLPWKTTEQDLKDYFSTFGEVIMVQVKRDAKTGNSKGFGFVRFTDYETQVKAMSQRHMIDGRWCDCKLPNSKAGPDEPMRSRKVFVGRCTEDMTADELRQFFMQYGEVTDVFIPKPFRAFAFVTFADDQVAQSLCGEDLIIKGTSVHISNAEPKHNNSRQMMDRGRFGGFGGQGFGSSRSPNSNVNFGALSLNPAMMAAAQAALQSSWGMMGMLASQQNQTAASGTTPSGQNSGSRDQNQSYNTSSNNYNTGSSASLGWGPGTNSGSSSGFNSGFGSSMETKSSWGM from the exons ATGACGGAGTGTTATATTCGCGTGGCGGAGGATGAGAACGAGGAGCCGATGGAGATCCCGTCCGAGGAGGACGGCACCGTGCTGCTCTCCACCGTCGCCGCGCAGTTTCCCGGTGCCTGCGGCCTGAGATACCGTAGCCCCGTTTCTCAGTGCATGAGAGGGGTCCGACTGGTGGAGGGGGTTCTTCATGCACCCGAATCAGACTGGGGCAATCTGGTGTACGTGGTCAATTATCCAAAAG ATAACAAGAGGAAGATGGATGAAATGGATGCTGCATCGGCTGTGAAGATCAAGCGCGGTGTGCAGAAGACATCAGATTTGATTGTGCTTGGGTTGCCATGGAAAACAACAGAGCAAGACCTTAAAGATTACTTCAGCACCTTTGGAGAGGTCATCATGGTGCAG GTGAAAAGAGATGCAAAAACTGGAAACTCCAAAGGATTTGGCTTTGTAAGATTTACAGACTACGAAACACAAGTAAAAGCCATGTCCCAGCGGCATATGATTGATGGAAGATGGTGCGACTGCAAGCTTCCCAACTCAAAG GCTGGCCCGGATGAGCCTATGAGAAGCAGGAAAGTTTTTGTGGGCCGCTGCACCGAGGACATGACAGCCGATGAGCTTAGACAGTTTTTTATGCAGTACGGCGAAGTCACAGACGTGTTCATTCCCAAACCTTTCCGAGCCTTTGCCTTCGTCACCTTTGCTGACGATCAG GTTGCCCAGTCTCTGTGCGGTGAGGACCTGATCATCAAAGGAACCAGCGTGCACATCTCCAACGCTGAGCCTAAGCACAATAATAGTAGGCAAATGATGGATCGTGGGCGGTTCGGGGGGTTTGGGGGGCAGGGCTTTGGTAGTAGTCGCAGTCCCAACAGCAATGTGAATTTTGGGGCGCTTAGCTTGAATCCAGCCATGATGGCAGCGGCTCAGGCAGCCCTTCAGAGTAGCTGGGGCATGATGGGAATGCTGGCCAGTCAGCAGAATCAGACAGCCGCTTCCGGCACAACCCCTAGCGGACAGAACAGCGGTAGTAGAGATCAGAACCAGAGTTACAACACAAGCAGCAATAACTACAATACCGGCAGCTCAGCTAGTCTCGGGTGGGGGCCGGGAACCAATTCAGGCTCAAGCAGTGGGTTCAACTCCGGTTTTGGATCTAGCATGGAGACAAAGTCCAGCTGGGGAATGTAG
- the sst6 gene encoding somatostatin 6, with protein MTMGVRWDNRAAADRSMFIMRMMLSLFPLILVIWNGEALPVQDQQSHNNEILAKGQEDLLKKMMTDMAELNLTSKELADLDPGFLNGKLGEQSVYEPTPKSPCKLFFWKSFSSC; from the exons ATGACGATGGGAGTTAGATGGGACAACCGTGCGGCGGCGGACAGAAGCATGTTCATAATGCGGATGATGCTGAGCCTGTTTCCTTTGATCCTTGTGATCTGGAATGGTGAGGCGCTACCCGTCCAAGACCAGCAATCACACAACAATGAG ATACTGGCCAAAGGTCAGGAGGACTTGTTGAAGAAGATGATGACGGATATGGCTGAGCTGAACCTCACCAGTAAAGAACTAGCTGATCTTGACCCTGGATTTCTGAATGGCAAACTGGGAGAACAATCTGTTTATGAACCGACTCCTAAATCTCCATGCAAGCTGTTCTTCTGGAAGAGCTTCTCTTCGTGTTAA